The following is a genomic window from Deltaproteobacteria bacterium.
GATGTCGGCTACAGGGTCGGCATCCACATGAAGGGATATAAAAAGCAGATGCCGGTTATTATTGCAGGAGGCAAGGCAGGGGATTTTTTTGGCGAATATATGGCAGGCGGAATTTTAATCCTGCTTGGTCTTGACAGCAATGATAAAAGGCCGTTGGTAGGCGACTATCTTGGCACGGGTATGCACGGCGGGATGATATTTATAAGAGGCGCTGTTGACAAGAAACTGTGCGGGGCGGAAGTAGGGGTAATGGATTTAAACGAAGAGGATATCAAACTCCTTACAGACTATTTGAAAGATTACTGCAATGATTTCGGCCTTAAATTAGATGAGGTTATGAAGACCCCTTTCAAAAAACTTATTCCCGCATCACTTCGGCCATACGGAAACCTTTACGCATATTAAAAGGCGCCGGGCTTGAGGTTAATAAGAAAGAGTATCTGACCTGCGCTTTCAGGACTTAAAAGCAAAAGTGGCTTAAAAATCTTTAGATGCCTGGTTATATCAGGTCTTTTTGTTAAATTGTCTACAGAGAACGACAGATATTCCTCGGCCGCCAGATCACGCCACCGCAAGAGTTCCTTTCTGAAACCCCTCCGGGAATTCGCCGCTACCGTGAGGTCTGTTAAATAAAGTATCCTTTCGTAACAGAGTTTTAAACCTTCTTTATCCAGAGGAGAAAATAATCTCTTTGCCCTGTTCATCTCATTCGCTATCATGAGTATCTGCTGCACGGGTGGAAAAGACGACCATCTCTCTTGTGTAAGCGTAGAATGCTGAGCCATTTATAAAGCTTCTCCCTTTCCTATGAAATCAAAGGTTATCTCTTTAATCTTTTCCCGCAAATCCTCGTTTACGATTTCCATGCTGTTGTTTCCCCCCCCATATCCTTGAAGCCTTCGTCAACAAGCCTTTTCAATTCATCTTTATCTATTTTTGTAGTTATTAGTTTTATGTCAGACATAAAAATATGAGGAATGTCCCGTTCCACCTTTCTCCACTTATTTTATTACGGATATATCTCACGCCAGTTAATAATGGGGACATAGCGTTCAGAGGCTATAAAAACCCGCTCCAGGACAGGATCGGGCACCGTGGGGCCGGCCCAGACAGGATCGCTCGGCGTGGTAGATGGACTGCTCAGGGTGGACCATGCGGCGCTACCGCCGGTCAAGTGCATCTCCCGGATATCATCTGATCCTGCCGCGCTGTCTTCGTAAACTGCGGTAAGCACTGTCCTGCTTTGAGGAAGCGCCAGAAGCTGCACTAAAGCAGTATCATCTCCTACAGTAGTTGGGGCACCCCAGCTATTGGTAGCGGAATCCCACTGTTTTCTTGAAACATTTGCAGCATTTCCCCACACAAGCCATGCTTTCCCGGCATTTGCAGGATGGGTTTCAAACACTATGTCAAAGTTCCTGCTATCAGTATCTTCAGTGGTGCCATCATGCTCAGGATGCTGAGCAACTGTGTCCCATGCAATGCCGTTCCAGAGGCGCGTATTTAAGTCGCGGCCGTTGTCTTGAACCCCGACCATCAGTTGATTAGAACCAGGAGTAGGATTGGGCACCAATCTTATCCAATTCGCGACATCGGCCATTGTGCCAATCACAAGATCTGTACGCACTGGGTCTAATGTGACTGTAGCGCTATCCCAAATACGATACGGTAGTCTTTGGTTACCACCTCCTCGATCGTCGTCGCCCCAGATAAACATGGCTCTTCCCGATGTTTGCTCATAGGCCACATCGATAATCTTTGGGAAATCGTTCATGTTAGGGACGTTAGTATCGTTAACGGCGGTCGTGGTATCCCATGCTCCGGGAGCACCCATGTCATTCCATGCTGCCCCGGTCCAATACCGAGCATAGACGTCTGTATTGTTCTTAAGCGTAATCATGGCAATCTCATCGTTTTGAGGATTAGGCGCGAGTTCGATCCAAATCGGTCTCGCGCCAGCAATGGGTATATCCGCGGCAGCCGACCAAGGCGGTGTGCCATTCCAGATACGATAACTGGGGTTACCGTCACCATCGTTGTAGACCACGATTGCGCGGTCACTGGTGGTTTCATATTCAATATCAAAACCGCGATACAGGGAGTCGCCACCGCCAACGGTAAACAATAGCAGTGGGGCGCCCCATGTCTGTGTATTTCCATTCCATACTTGCACATTTATTGCACCGGTTGACGATAATGTCCCGAGAATTGCCTCATTGCGGGTTCTGGAGAACTTAAGAACCAAATATCGGATAGTAGATGGTACAGCGGTAGCGTTGCGTTCCGGTCCCCAGTTGGTCCCGTCCCACCGCCGGTAGTACACATTACCGTCAATGTTTGCCTTTGCATATACCATCATTGCCCCGGGCATCTGAATCCCTTTTTCAACAATGCGCTGGGCAGAACTATTGGTAACGGTGCCGGTGGAGCGGACAAGGCACTCTTCCTGCGCCGTATTAACGCCTGCGCCGGCATTGTGGAGAACAGCGGTGCTGCCTGCAACGCCACGTTGCGCTCCGGTAAAACAGGCAGGCGATGCAAACGGGGCGCAGGTTGTGGATGTTGCCGCATAGTTTATGTCTTCATTCTCTATTCTTATACGGCCGTGGCTGGCATAGCCTGCTGTGGAATTTACAGGGATTACCGTATCCGCGGCCGTAATATTGGCATCCAGGAGAACATTCATGGTGTGCAGGGTTGGGGCTGTTGTAAAACTACCGGCGCCTAATGAATTGGTATAGACAAGGGATGCGCATGGTGTGTTGTTTTTGACAAATTCGGTAAGCGCCTTTTCAATACCGCCTTCCGCGATATTGAACGCCTGCTCAGACTGGAGCTGGTTTATGGAAATATCGCTGCCTGTTGTAACCAGCGACACAAGCGCCGCGCCCATTACAGCAAGTATGAGCATGATGGCTATGACGGCGATTATGGATGCGCCTTTTTGATTTGAGATAATATCTATTTTTTCAGCCATTCTATCTCTACTATCCACCTTCATCCCCTTTGCATATAGTGCCAGGCTTTAGTTTTTTGAGTATAACTTATCGTAAAAAGCATGTCAATCTTACCCAGGTTCAGCTTTGCAAAAAGATTATCCTTGAATGGACAGCAGTTCTTCTTGTAGAATGCATTCTGTGGCAAATATGGATTAGGGGGGATATATGTCCAGAAAGGCGCAGATAATCAGAAAAACAAAAGAAACAGATATAACCCTTTCTTTAAATCTGGATGGCAATGGCGCGTATAATATTCATACATCCATCCCTTTCCTTGACCACATGCTGTCGCTGTTTGCAAGGCATGGGCTGTTTGATTTAAAGATAAAGGCAAAGGGAGACATTGAAATAGACTATCACCATACAGTTGAGGATGTCGGGATATGTCTCGGCGATGCCTTGAAAAAGGCGCTTGGCAGCAAGGCTGGCATTAAAAGGTATGGCAATGCCACAGTGCCTATGGATGAGGCCATTGCGTCAGCGGCAATTGATGTCAGCGACAGGCCTTATCTGGTTTATAAATTGACATTGCCTAAAAAGAGCAGGATAAAAAACTTTAATGCAGACCTTGTGGAGGATTTTCTTCAGGCCGTTGTTTCAAGAAGCGGGATTACCCTGCATGTCTCTTCGGCCTATGGAAGAAATATCCATCATATAATAGAGGCTGTGTTCAAGGCATTTGGCAGGGCTTTGAAAGAGGCCGTAAGCATAGACCCAAGGATAAAGGGTGTAATGTCAACGAAGGGAAGGCTGTGAGTGATTGCCATAATTGATTATGACATGGGAAATCTGAGGAGCGTTCAGAAGGGTTTTGAAAGGGTTGGACACAACTGCATTATTACAAGAAACCCGGAGGAAATTTCCAATGCAAGCCATGTGGTTCTGCCCGGGGTCGGCGCATTTAAGAATTGTATGGACAACCTCAGGAATTACGGCCTTATTGAACCCATATTAAATGCCATAAAATCAGGCAGGCCCTTTTTGGGCATATGCCTCGGTCTTCAGCTTCTATTTTCGGAAAGTGAAGAGTTTGGAAAACACAAAGGGCTTGATGTTATTAAGGGCAAGGTGGTAAGATTTCCATCCGAATCCCATGCCCATCTTAAGATCCCCCATATGGGCTGGAATGACATAAAAATAAAGAATAGGCCGGCTGTCCTGAAAGACATTCCGGACGGCTCTTACCTCTACTTTGTCCATTCATACTATGTTGCGCCTGAGGATGCAGATGTTATAGCAACGACAACTTTCTACGGGATAGACTTTGCAAGCAGTATCTGGAAAGACAATATATTTGCATGCCAGTTTCACCCTGAAAAGAGCCAGAAGACAGGGCTTAAGATATTAAAAAATTTCGGCGACATGAAAGGATAAACTTTATGATAATCATCCCGGCCATAGACATAAAAAATGGCAAATGCGTCCGTCTCACGCAGGGGAGGATGGATGCAGAAACAGTATATTCTGAAAACCCTGTTGAAATAGCAAAGAGGTGGGAGGACTGCGGCGCAAAACTGATCCACCTTGTTGACCTTGATGGCGCAATTGAAGGGGCGCCGAAGAATATGGACATTATAAAAAAGATAATAAGCGCTATAAAAACACCTGTTGAGATTGGCGGCGGAATCAGGGACGCAGGCATTATTAAAGACTATCTCGGCATTAAAGGCGTAAGGCGTGTAATCATAGGGACAGTGGCTGAGGAAAACCCTGAGTTTGTGGAAAAGGCATGCAGGGAGTTTCCCGGAGGCATAGCAGCAGGGATAGATGCTGTAGATGGCATGGTTGCAACGCGCGGCTGGGTAAAGGTTACTAAGGAGAAGGCAACTAATCTGGCAAAAAAGCTTGAGGGGCTTGGAGTATCATGCATAATTTATACAGACATATCAAGGGATGGAATGCTCACAGGCCCGAATGTGAAGGCCACAAAAGAGATGGCGCATGCAGTAAA
Proteins encoded in this region:
- the hisB gene encoding imidazoleglycerol-phosphate dehydratase HisB, producing the protein MSRKAQIIRKTKETDITLSLNLDGNGAYNIHTSIPFLDHMLSLFARHGLFDLKIKAKGDIEIDYHHTVEDVGICLGDALKKALGSKAGIKRYGNATVPMDEAIASAAIDVSDRPYLVYKLTLPKKSRIKNFNADLVEDFLQAVVSRSGITLHVSSAYGRNIHHIIEAVFKAFGRALKEAVSIDPRIKGVMSTKGRL
- the hisH gene encoding imidazole glycerol phosphate synthase subunit HisH is translated as MIAIIDYDMGNLRSVQKGFERVGHNCIITRNPEEISNASHVVLPGVGAFKNCMDNLRNYGLIEPILNAIKSGRPFLGICLGLQLLFSESEEFGKHKGLDVIKGKVVRFPSESHAHLKIPHMGWNDIKIKNRPAVLKDIPDGSYLYFVHSYYVAPEDADVIATTTFYGIDFASSIWKDNIFACQFHPEKSQKTGLKILKNFGDMKG
- the hisA gene encoding 1-(5-phosphoribosyl)-5-[(5-phosphoribosylamino)methylideneamino]imidazole-4-carboxamide isomerase, with the protein product MIIIPAIDIKNGKCVRLTQGRMDAETVYSENPVEIAKRWEDCGAKLIHLVDLDGAIEGAPKNMDIIKKIISAIKTPVEIGGGIRDAGIIKDYLGIKGVRRVIIGTVAEENPEFVEKACREFPGGIAAGIDAVDGMVATRGWVKVTKEKATNLAKKLEGLGVSCIIYTDISRDGMLTGPNVKATKEMAHAVNIPVIASGGMSSVKDIEGFKGMKLEGIIIGKALYTGDIDLKEAIETAEMLNL